One genomic region from Bacillus aquiflavi encodes:
- the bshA gene encoding N-acetyl-alpha-D-glucosaminyl L-malate synthase BshA — translation MEKLKIGITCYPTVGGSGVVATELGKLLAERGHEIHFISSSIPFRLNKMYHNIYYHQVEVNQYSVFQYPPYDIALANKMTEVAKREKLDLLHVHYAIPHAVCAILAKQMSGYNLKVVTTLHGTDITVLGYDPSLTNVIRFGIEQSDYVTAVSNALVNQTYELIHPHKHIETVYNFVDERVYRRINSNHLLKEYGIDPKEKVVIHVSNFRAVKRVCDVVKVFKKISEQLPAKLLLVGDGPEITVICNLVKQLGLAGKVLFLGKQDNLEELYSISDLMLLLSEKESFGLVILEAMSCGVPSIGTKVGGIPEVIMDGETGFICELGDIDCIARKSLYILQDEQIQKQFSKQAELSVNERFSSELIVNHYEKIYHNVLNER, via the coding sequence ATGGAAAAATTAAAAATAGGTATTACATGTTATCCAACAGTCGGCGGTTCAGGTGTTGTAGCAACGGAGTTGGGGAAATTATTAGCAGAACGGGGACACGAAATTCATTTTATTTCATCAAGTATTCCTTTTCGGCTAAACAAAATGTATCATAACATTTATTATCATCAAGTAGAGGTTAACCAATATTCTGTCTTTCAATATCCGCCATATGATATTGCCCTAGCGAATAAAATGACTGAAGTTGCCAAAAGAGAAAAGTTGGATTTACTACATGTACATTACGCTATTCCCCATGCAGTTTGTGCAATTCTTGCAAAACAGATGAGTGGTTATAACTTAAAAGTGGTGACGACCTTACATGGAACAGACATCACTGTACTGGGATATGATCCTTCATTAACAAATGTCATCCGTTTCGGGATTGAGCAATCTGACTATGTAACAGCCGTTTCAAATGCTTTAGTCAATCAAACTTACGAGCTAATTCATCCTCATAAACATATAGAAACAGTTTATAATTTTGTTGATGAACGTGTTTATCGGCGGATAAATTCTAATCATTTACTGAAAGAATACGGAATTGATCCGAAAGAAAAAGTTGTCATCCATGTTTCGAATTTTCGAGCGGTGAAACGTGTATGTGATGTCGTAAAAGTTTTTAAGAAAATAAGTGAACAGCTCCCCGCTAAGTTGTTATTAGTCGGTGATGGTCCTGAAATAACTGTTATTTGTAATCTCGTGAAGCAGCTCGGTCTCGCGGGAAAAGTTTTATTTTTAGGGAAGCAAGATAATTTAGAAGAATTATATTCAATTAGTGATTTAATGCTGCTCCTTTCCGAAAAGGAAAGCTTTGGACTTGTAATCCTTGAAGCAATGTCTTGTGGGGTGCCAAGCATCGGAACAAAAGTTGGCGGTATTCCAGAAGTAATTATGGACGGAGAAACAGGCTTTATATGTGAGCTTGGGGATATTGATTGTATTGCGCGTAAATCTCTCTATATATTACAAGATGAGCAGATTCAAAAACAGTTTTCAAAACAAGCAGAGCTTTCCGTTAATGAGCGTTTTTCATCTGAGTTGATAGTCAATCATTACGAAAAAATTTATCACAACGTACTAAATGAAAGGTGA
- a CDS encoding pyridoxal phosphate-dependent aminotransferase, with protein MEFQLAERVKALTPSSTLAITAKAKELKEQGHDVIGLGAGEPDFNTPQHIIDAAYASMNQGQTKYTPSSGLPLLKKEIIKKLKKDQGLEYTASEIIVTTGAKHALYTLFQVLLNKGDEVIIPAPYWVSYPEQVKLAGGIPVYVTGKEENQFKITPQQLEGAISNKTKALIINSPSNPTGMLYTKDELTALGEVCLKNNILIISDEIYEKLVYEENKHVSIAEISPNLKELTIIINGVSKSHSMTGWRIGYAVGNEQMIKAMTNLASHSTSNPTTTAQFGAIAAYSGSQAPVDEMRQAFEKRLNIIYDQLTKIPGFSCVKPQGAFYLFPNVKKAAQLTGYTSVDEFSNALLEKAMVAVIPGSGFGSPDNIRLSYATSLDVLEEAVNRMKQFVEGHK; from the coding sequence ATGGAGTTCCAATTAGCAGAAAGAGTAAAAGCATTAACACCATCTTCTACTCTTGCTATTACTGCAAAGGCAAAGGAGTTAAAAGAACAGGGACATGATGTGATCGGTTTAGGTGCAGGTGAGCCAGATTTTAATACGCCACAGCATATTATCGATGCAGCGTATGCATCAATGAATCAAGGTCAAACAAAATACACTCCTTCAAGCGGCTTACCTCTTTTAAAAAAGGAAATTATCAAAAAGTTAAAAAAAGATCAAGGTCTTGAATATACAGCAAGTGAAATCATTGTTACAACTGGAGCAAAGCATGCTCTATATACATTATTTCAAGTGTTGCTAAATAAAGGGGACGAGGTGATCATACCTGCTCCTTACTGGGTAAGTTATCCTGAACAAGTTAAGCTTGCTGGCGGTATACCTGTTTATGTAACGGGCAAAGAAGAGAATCAGTTTAAAATAACTCCGCAACAATTAGAAGGAGCTATTTCAAATAAGACAAAAGCGCTCATTATTAATTCACCGAGTAATCCGACTGGGATGCTTTATACAAAGGATGAATTGACTGCTCTAGGAGAAGTTTGTTTAAAAAATAATATATTAATTATTTCAGATGAAATTTATGAAAAGCTTGTTTACGAAGAAAACAAACATGTTTCAATTGCTGAAATATCACCAAATTTAAAAGAATTAACAATTATTATTAATGGTGTTTCAAAATCTCACTCCATGACAGGGTGGAGAATTGGTTATGCTGTTGGTAACGAGCAAATGATAAAGGCAATGACAAATTTGGCGAGTCACAGCACGTCTAATCCAACGACAACAGCTCAATTTGGGGCAATAGCAGCATATAGCGGTTCTCAAGCGCCAGTTGATGAAATGCGGCAGGCTTTTGAAAAAAGACTAAATATTATATATGATCAACTCACTAAAATTCCGGGTTTTTCTTGTGTTAAACCTCAAGGAGCATTTTATTTGTTCCCTAACGTAAAGAAAGCCGCACAATTAACAGGCTACACTTCAGTTGACGAGTTTTCTAATGCATTACTCGAAAAAGCAATGGTAGCAGTTATTCCAGGCTCTGGTTTTGGTTC
- a CDS encoding CCA tRNA nucleotidyltransferase, whose product MNHPFLKAVPVIEKLEKANFEAYFVGGSVRNYLLQREIEDIDIATSATPEEVKRIFHQTVDLGIEHGTVLVLFENMTYEITTFRTEAEYKDFRRPKGVTFIRSLEEDLRRRDFTMNAIAMDKNGKIIDPFAGKRAILKREIVTVGSAEARFKEDALRMMRAVRFVSQLQFTIEENTKRALIEYGYLLTKIAIERIANEFEKLLIGEGSVQALRLLVETRLHHHLPGLAEKGDGIIRMTNYQLDKLSLDELWTLLLFSCEISVINVEKILRKWKLSLKQIKQVKLLLSSLHNRLHNEWTKEQLYRTGRENIEKVERLYCVITNRNFSSIFKWLSQYDRLPIKERSELDANGKDLMEWLNQKGGPWLKQLLAEIETSVVEGNLANRKEVIKEWVRKCNRS is encoded by the coding sequence ATGAATCATCCTTTCTTAAAAGCAGTTCCAGTTATTGAGAAATTAGAAAAGGCTAATTTCGAAGCATACTTTGTTGGTGGTTCTGTTCGCAATTATTTGCTTCAGCGAGAAATAGAGGATATAGATATTGCCACATCAGCTACACCTGAAGAAGTGAAACGTATATTTCATCAAACAGTTGATTTAGGAATAGAGCATGGAACCGTGCTTGTCCTATTTGAAAATATGACATATGAAATCACTACTTTTCGTACGGAAGCAGAATATAAAGATTTTCGCCGTCCAAAGGGAGTTACCTTTATTCGATCGCTTGAAGAAGATTTACGAAGACGGGATTTCACGATGAATGCGATTGCTATGGATAAAAACGGTAAAATCATAGATCCGTTTGCGGGTAAAAGAGCGATCTTGAAACGGGAAATTGTAACCGTCGGCAGCGCAGAAGCGCGATTCAAAGAAGATGCTTTACGAATGATGAGAGCAGTTCGCTTTGTTAGTCAATTACAATTTACGATAGAAGAAAACACGAAGCGAGCATTAATAGAATATGGTTATTTATTGACAAAAATTGCGATAGAAAGAATAGCAAATGAATTTGAAAAACTTCTCATTGGAGAAGGTTCTGTTCAAGCTCTGCGTTTACTTGTTGAAACTCGATTGCATCATCATTTGCCGGGATTAGCAGAAAAAGGCGATGGCATCATTCGAATGACAAACTATCAATTAGACAAGCTTTCATTAGACGAACTTTGGACTCTTTTGCTATTTTCGTGTGAAATTTCTGTCATAAATGTAGAAAAGATATTAAGAAAATGGAAATTGTCACTTAAGCAAATAAAACAAGTAAAGCTATTATTATCTTCGTTACACAACCGTTTACATAACGAATGGACGAAGGAGCAATTGTATCGAACAGGGCGAGAAAATATAGAAAAAGTTGAACGACTATACTGTGTAATTACGAATCGTAACTTTTCCTCCATTTTTAAGTGGCTAAGTCAATACGATCGATTACCAATTAAAGAACGTTCTGAACTTGATGCAAATGGTAAAGATTTAATGGAATGGCTAAATCAAAAAGGCGGACCGTGGTTAAAACAATTGCTGGCGGAAATCGAGACAAGTGTAGTAGAGGGGAATCTTGCTAACCGTAAAGAAGTAATAAAGGAGTGGGTCAGAAAATGCAATCGGAGCTGA
- a CDS encoding helicase C-terminal domain-containing protein, with protein MFSNRKTAIFFTKNEPLTEAKSEQIEREGGSPFYKLSIPEAVLRFKQGFGRLIRNETDRGIIIVFDRRLITKRYGKTFLQSIPSVPITTKKMKETISFIQKWL; from the coding sequence TTGTTTAGTAATCGTAAGACTGCCATTTTCTTCACCAAAAATGAACCATTAACCGAAGCAAAAAGTGAACAAATTGAAAGAGAGGGTGGAAGCCCTTTTTATAAATTATCGATACCTGAGGCCGTTTTACGTTTTAAGCAAGGCTTTGGAAGACTCATTAGAAACGAAACAGATCGAGGTATCATCATTGTGTTTGATCGCAGATTGATTACGAAAAGATACGGAAAAACATTTTTACAATCGATTCCATCTGTTCCAATAACAACGAAAAAAATGAAAGAAACGATAAGCTTTATTCAAAAATGGTTATGA
- the panC gene encoding pantoate--beta-alanine ligase: MKVFTTIHDMQTEMIKLKKYGKTIGFVPTMGYLHDGHMSLLKKARQENDLVVLSIFVNPLQFGPTEDFSAYPRNLDRDKEIALNERVDYLFCPSSVEMYPRQPSVKVVVQERIDVMCGKSRPGHFDGVATVLTKLFHIVKPNRVYFGLKDAQQVAVVDWLIKDFHFPIELIPCETVREEDGLAKSSRNTNLLEQERGEARHLYKSLLSAKEMIDDGERDRETVIQFITNYLLNNTSGSIDYVEIYSYPELKEMTMLTGTFIIALAVKFSHARLIDNIIITI; the protein is encoded by the coding sequence ATGAAAGTCTTTACAACCATTCACGATATGCAAACAGAGATGATTAAATTAAAAAAATATGGAAAGACCATTGGCTTTGTGCCGACAATGGGATATTTGCATGATGGCCATATGTCTTTACTTAAGAAAGCAAGACAAGAAAATGATCTAGTTGTGTTAAGTATTTTTGTAAATCCGCTTCAATTTGGACCGACAGAAGATTTTTCTGCTTATCCACGCAATCTTGACCGTGATAAGGAAATTGCTCTTAACGAAAGGGTTGACTATTTATTCTGTCCATCTAGTGTTGAAATGTATCCAAGGCAGCCTTCCGTTAAAGTAGTTGTTCAAGAGCGGATAGATGTGATGTGCGGGAAATCGCGTCCCGGTCATTTTGATGGAGTAGCAACCGTATTAACTAAGCTGTTTCATATCGTAAAACCAAACCGAGTATATTTTGGTTTAAAAGATGCACAGCAAGTAGCAGTTGTTGATTGGTTGATAAAGGACTTTCATTTTCCAATCGAGTTAATTCCTTGCGAGACAGTTCGTGAAGAAGACGGATTAGCAAAAAGTTCTCGTAACACAAATTTATTGGAGCAAGAACGGGGGGAAGCCCGTCATTTATACAAAAGTTTACTATCAGCAAAAGAAATGATCGATGACGGAGAGCGGGACAGAGAAACAGTGATCCAATTTATTACTAATTATCTTTTAAACAATACGAGCGGTTCTATTGACTATGTAGAAATCTATTCTTACCCGGAGTTAAAAGAAATGACTATGCTCACAGGAACATTCATTATTGCTCTGGCTGTAAAATTTTCACATGCCCGCTTAATCGATAACATCATTATCACGATATAA
- the panB gene encoding 3-methyl-2-oxobutanoate hydroxymethyltransferase, whose translation MKQTTDFIQMKNKGEKLAMITAYDYPSAKLAEEAGVDLLLVGDSLGMVVLGYESTVSVTLDDMIHHTKAVKRGAVNTFIVADMPFMTYHLSINETLKSAAQLVQTGGAHAVKVEGGDVVIEKISSLTKAGIPVMAHLGLTPQSVGVLGGYKVQGKSAAAAKKLIEDAKKCEEAGAFALVLECIPKQLAQEVSHTLSIPTIGIGAGAYTDGQVLVYHDLITYGVNRVPKFVKQYENVSEQIVSSIKSYVAEVKESSFPKNEHSFTMKEEELHALYGG comes from the coding sequence ATGAAGCAAACAACAGATTTTATCCAAATGAAGAACAAAGGTGAAAAGCTAGCGATGATTACTGCTTATGATTACCCATCTGCTAAATTGGCTGAAGAAGCAGGCGTTGATCTTCTACTAGTCGGCGATTCACTAGGCATGGTCGTTTTAGGTTATGAGTCGACTGTTTCAGTCACGTTAGATGACATGATCCATCATACAAAAGCAGTTAAAAGAGGAGCAGTTAATACGTTTATCGTTGCTGATATGCCATTTATGACATACCATTTATCAATTAATGAAACGTTGAAATCAGCTGCTCAGCTTGTGCAAACAGGCGGTGCACATGCAGTTAAAGTTGAAGGAGGAGATGTAGTTATTGAAAAAATCTCCTCATTAACAAAAGCAGGAATACCAGTCATGGCTCACCTAGGTTTAACGCCACAATCAGTTGGTGTTTTAGGAGGCTATAAAGTACAAGGGAAGAGTGCCGCAGCTGCGAAAAAATTAATTGAAGATGCAAAAAAATGTGAAGAAGCTGGTGCTTTCGCACTTGTATTAGAATGTATTCCGAAGCAGTTAGCTCAAGAAGTTTCGCATACGCTTTCAATTCCGACAATTGGGATTGGGGCTGGTGCTTATACTGACGGACAAGTTCTTGTTTACCATGATTTAATTACCTATGGGGTCAACCGAGTCCCTAAATTTGTTAAACAATATGAGAACGTAAGCGAACAAATTGTAAGCAGCATAAAAAGTTATGTGGCAGAAGTGAAAGAAAGCTCGTTTCCAAAAAATGAGCATAGCTTTACAATGAAAGAAGAAGAACTTCACGCACTATACGGAGGATAA
- a CDS encoding ComEC/Rec2 family competence protein, which produces MNMLFAAILFLTSWFYTPVQTPTIPVEVESIDLNLKENELGLTFFFLSDGEATLIQHGNGENILINTGGEGTEKELERLLELYDVKNISAIVLTKISSYCNVNLKWLIEQYDVNELIASSYIVQGLKQQYAHLQMKELKTGTKQQILPHLVLESLFDGNKKDEGTDISFRFFNHRIFYMSSTSKRAEQSLMDQQLSDVNVVKLPGFGEESGISEKLIKHMDPQVAILFYSNEVKPSSELFKKLSDTWIDVYFTKKHGTVSLKFTNSNYDIITISNDNQFE; this is translated from the coding sequence ATGAATATGTTATTTGCTGCAATACTCTTTTTGACAAGCTGGTTTTATACCCCAGTCCAAACACCAACAATACCTGTTGAAGTCGAGAGTATTGATTTAAACTTAAAAGAAAATGAGTTAGGGCTTACTTTCTTTTTCCTTTCCGATGGCGAAGCAACTCTTATTCAACACGGAAACGGAGAGAATATTCTAATTAATACCGGGGGAGAAGGAACGGAAAAAGAACTTGAGCGTCTCCTAGAGCTTTACGATGTTAAAAATATTTCGGCTATTGTGTTGACGAAAATATCAAGCTACTGTAACGTCAACTTAAAATGGCTTATTGAACAGTACGATGTAAACGAGCTCATAGCAAGTAGCTATATAGTTCAAGGCTTAAAGCAACAGTACGCTCATTTACAAATGAAAGAATTAAAAACAGGTACTAAACAACAGATTTTGCCTCATTTAGTGCTTGAAAGTTTGTTTGACGGCAATAAAAAAGACGAAGGAACAGATATATCGTTTAGATTTTTTAATCATCGAATTTTTTATATGAGCTCTACAAGTAAAAGAGCAGAGCAAAGTTTAATGGATCAACAACTTTCTGATGTGAATGTTGTTAAATTACCGGGGTTTGGTGAAGAAAGCGGTATTTCGGAAAAATTAATTAAACATATGGATCCACAAGTAGCGATATTATTTTATTCAAATGAAGTAAAACCGAGCAGTGAGCTTTTTAAAAAGCTGAGTGATACATGGATCGATGTATATTTTACAAAAAAACATGGTACTGTCAGCTTGAAATTTACGAATTCTAATTATGATATCATTACAATTTCAAATGATAATCAATTCGAATAA
- a CDS encoding exonuclease domain-containing protein gives MKNKFVIVDLETTGNSVKKSDKIIQFAAVVIEQGRIVDTYSSLVNPEKKIPLFIEGLTKIDDHMVKEAPLFSEIAPTILSMLEGAYFVAHNVFFDLTFLQDELIAAGYKDLSVPIIDTVEMARVVFPTADSYQLNELAIQEGLNHNRPHQADSDAYVTAQLFLKMVEKLMVLPEKTLQMLTTLSTRLKSDIHSLFAELLTIKNRTIEQLPNDLEIFNGLALKKEAYLQDGDEDRNSFLYPDNEEEKDALLKPTLPSFERRLGQYEMMDEVYDALQHSHHAVIEAGTGVGKSLAYLIPAAFYAKQTEKPVMISTYTTLLQEQLLNKEIPLLEKMLPFLINIALIKGRNHYINLEKFVQTLKNDDLNYDTTLTKMQILVWLTMTKTGDVDELNLSSGGEIYWNKIKNDETKIFEK, from the coding sequence ATGAAAAATAAATTTGTTATCGTAGATTTAGAAACTACAGGAAACTCAGTAAAAAAAAGTGATAAAATTATTCAATTTGCAGCTGTTGTCATTGAACAAGGCCGTATTGTTGATACATATTCTTCTTTAGTTAATCCTGAAAAGAAAATTCCTCTTTTTATCGAAGGATTAACAAAGATTGATGATCACATGGTAAAGGAAGCACCATTGTTTTCAGAAATTGCGCCAACAATTTTATCAATGCTAGAGGGAGCCTATTTTGTCGCTCATAATGTATTCTTTGATTTAACGTTTCTTCAAGATGAATTAATAGCTGCTGGCTATAAAGACTTATCTGTTCCAATTATTGATACAGTTGAAATGGCACGAGTTGTATTTCCAACTGCCGACAGCTACCAATTAAATGAGCTTGCGATCCAAGAAGGGCTTAATCATAACCGTCCACATCAAGCTGATAGTGACGCATATGTTACGGCACAATTATTTTTAAAAATGGTCGAAAAACTTATGGTACTGCCTGAAAAAACATTGCAAATGCTAACGACACTTTCAACAAGGTTGAAAAGTGATATCCATTCACTTTTTGCAGAGCTTTTAACAATTAAAAATCGAACGATTGAACAACTGCCAAATGATCTCGAGATCTTTAATGGGCTTGCTTTAAAAAAGGAAGCTTATTTACAGGATGGGGATGAGGATCGTAATTCTTTTTTATATCCAGACAATGAAGAGGAAAAAGATGCACTGCTAAAGCCCACCTTACCATCGTTTGAACGCAGGCTGGGACAATATGAAATGATGGACGAAGTGTATGATGCATTGCAGCATAGTCATCATGCAGTCATTGAAGCGGGGACAGGTGTCGGAAAGTCTTTAGCTTACTTAATCCCTGCAGCATTTTATGCAAAACAAACAGAAAAACCGGTAATGATTAGCACGTATACGACCTTACTTCAGGAACAGCTATTGAATAAGGAAATTCCACTGTTAGAAAAAATGCTTCCTTTCCTGATAAATATTGCACTGATAAAGGGGCGAAATCACTATATTAATTTGGAAAAATTTGTCCAAACATTAAAAAATGATGACTTAAATTACGATACAACTTTAACAAAAATGCAAATTCTTGTCTGGCTTACGATGACGAAAACCGGAGATGTAGATGAATTAAATTTATCAAGTGGCGGAGAAATCTATTGGAACAAAATAAAAAATGATGAAACAAAAATATTTGAGAAATAA
- a CDS encoding cell wall elongation regulator TseB-like domain-containing protein, whose translation MKKWILIISAIVVIVIGVFFKLYYNAVSPMKKAEETAIIKAKKETKLVSIGDVYTYNGKETSYAVTGKNEKKEEIIVFIPEKKGKAIVKKASEGISKKEAVNIVKSEKNTKEIISVRMGMENNVPLWEVYYLGDDGLLNYYYIHFETGEWLKKIENL comes from the coding sequence ATGAAGAAGTGGATATTAATTATTTCGGCGATCGTTGTTATAGTCATTGGCGTGTTTTTTAAATTGTATTACAATGCTGTTTCGCCCATGAAGAAGGCAGAAGAAACGGCTATAATTAAAGCAAAAAAAGAGACAAAACTTGTTTCAATCGGTGATGTGTACACTTATAACGGAAAAGAAACTAGTTACGCTGTTACCGGAAAAAACGAAAAAAAAGAAGAAATTATTGTATTTATACCTGAAAAAAAAGGTAAGGCAATTGTAAAAAAAGCAAGCGAAGGAATTTCAAAGAAAGAAGCAGTCAATATTGTAAAATCAGAAAAAAACACTAAAGAAATCATTTCAGTTCGTATGGGAATGGAAAATAACGTCCCGCTTTGGGAAGTATATTATTTAGGTGATGATGGATTGTTAAATTATTATTATATACATTTTGAAACAGGTGAATGGCTTAAAAAGATTGAAAATCTATAA
- a CDS encoding YpmA family protein: protein MERNVEVLSTITIQNSPDLYKIVDCLNRTLKEKNLMFGLALNNEKKAIFSIYRT from the coding sequence ATGGAGAGAAATGTAGAAGTGTTGTCGACAATTACAATTCAAAATAGTCCTGATTTATATAAAATTGTTGATTGCTTAAATCGAACATTAAAAGAAAAGAATTTAATGTTTGGTTTAGCACTTAATAATGAAAAAAAAGCAATTTTTTCAATTTATCGTACATAA
- a CDS encoding helicase C-terminal domain-containing protein, with protein sequence MMKQKYLRNKAWLSRDYYLLARKRAKSANIIITNHSLLVTDLSSEQSFLPEYEEAIIDEAHQFVKAAGKHFGFKVDYILLKLLFGRLGTYEQKQLFYQLEQIVNEVDLKKKDLIHSFEINEMITDAVFEVEQFFSTARAYALKGVSSQKSNMKKAAFRFKSENNRESSALLIEAERFYNMIKELISNLRSRINLVMQHQLSAAQKLVLTELETTLNDLEKIINAVDRLFIHPACDFVTWIEIDMRAKDHKTIIYGEPLNVSNVLKDHLFTDKKSVILTSATLTVNNSFKNILNELGLTSFNPSLKQIASPFNYDKQVQLIIPEDLPEINTVNTDEYVSAITEYIISIAEATQGRMLILFTSHEMLKNTHELIKESGFLEDFVLIAQGITSGSRIRLMRNFRRFEKAILFGTSSFWEGVDIPGEDLSCLVIVRLPFSSPKMNH encoded by the coding sequence ATGATGAAACAAAAATATTTGAGAAATAAAGCGTGGTTATCAAGAGATTATTACTTATTAGCAAGAAAAAGAGCAAAGTCCGCCAATATCATTATTACAAACCATTCACTTCTTGTTACAGATTTATCTTCCGAGCAATCATTTTTACCTGAATATGAAGAAGCAATTATTGATGAAGCCCACCAATTTGTAAAAGCAGCTGGCAAACATTTTGGTTTTAAAGTCGATTATATTTTGTTGAAACTTCTTTTTGGCAGACTCGGCACATATGAACAAAAACAACTTTTTTATCAGCTTGAACAGATCGTTAACGAAGTAGATTTAAAAAAGAAAGATCTCATTCATTCTTTTGAAATAAATGAAATGATCACTGATGCAGTTTTTGAAGTCGAACAATTTTTTTCGACTGCAAGAGCATATGCTCTAAAGGGAGTAAGCAGCCAAAAGTCAAATATGAAGAAAGCGGCATTTCGCTTTAAAAGTGAAAATAACCGTGAGTCGTCAGCACTTTTAATCGAGGCAGAACGTTTTTATAACATGATTAAAGAACTAATTTCAAACTTAAGAAGTCGGATAAATTTAGTTATGCAACATCAATTATCAGCAGCCCAAAAATTAGTCTTGACTGAACTCGAAACAACTTTAAATGATTTAGAAAAAATAATCAATGCTGTTGACCGCTTATTCATTCATCCCGCTTGCGATTTTGTAACCTGGATTGAAATTGATATGCGGGCAAAGGATCATAAAACAATCATATATGGAGAACCGCTTAATGTTTCAAATGTTTTAAAAGATCATTTATTTACTGATAAAAAAAGTGTTATCTTAACATCAGCAACATTAACAGTAAACAACTCTTTTAAAAACATACTAAATGAACTAGGATTAACTTCTTTTAATCCGTCATTAAAACAAATTGCTTCACCATTTAATTATGACAAACAAGTTCAGCTAATTATCCCGGAGGATTTACCAGAAATCAACACTGTAAATACGGATGAGTACGTTTCAGCAATTACTGAATACATCATTTCCATTGCTGAAGCAACGCAAGGACGAATGTTAATTTTATTCACATCTCATGAAATGTTAAAAAACACACATGAGTTAATTAAAGAAAGCGGCTTTTTAGAGGATTTTGTTTTGATTGCCCAAGGAATAACTAGTGGTAGCCGAATAAGATTAATGAGGAATTTCCGGCGTTTTGAGAAAGCGATTTTATTTGGAACGAGCAGTTTTTGGGAGGGAGTTGATATTCCTGGAGAAGATTTATCTTGTTTAGTAATCGTAAGACTGCCATTTTCTTCACCAAAAATGAACCATTAA
- the panD gene encoding aspartate 1-decarboxylase, translating into MFRTMMNGKIHRARVTEANLDYVGSITIDEDILDAVGMVANEKVQIVNNNNGARFETYIIPGERGSGVFVFKRAAARLVQKGDIVIIISYVLVAENNVLTHKPKVAIMDENNQIKELIHTEPEATIL; encoded by the coding sequence ATGTTTCGTACGATGATGAACGGAAAAATCCATCGGGCACGTGTAACGGAAGCAAATTTAGATTACGTTGGAAGTATTACAATCGACGAAGATATTTTAGATGCTGTCGGCATGGTTGCCAATGAAAAAGTACAAATTGTTAATAACAATAATGGTGCTCGGTTTGAAACATATATTATCCCAGGAGAAAGAGGAAGCGGTGTTTTTGTTTTTAAACGGGCTGCGGCTAGGCTCGTTCAAAAAGGTGACATCGTAATCATTATTTCATATGTATTGGTTGCTGAAAATAATGTTTTAACTCATAAACCTAAGGTAGCCATTATGGACGAAAATAATCAAATTAAAGAATTAATTCATACAGAACCAGAAGCAACTATTTTATAG